A region from the Sandaracinus amylolyticus genome encodes:
- a CDS encoding AAA family ATPase produces MGRETDHGGIQSEHITYTPAPRIETLDGAFGVVHRMRGRLARAVRGRDDVIDTIIIAMLADGHVLLEDFPGSGKTTLAKALGDCIIDDRPDDDIVAIRRIQFTPDLLPSDVTGTTIFDPNTNKFFFRPGPVFAHVVLADEINRTSPKVQSALLEAMGEKQVTVDNRTRKLDPLFFVIATQNPLDFSGTFPLPSAQLDRFLFKIKMKHIPRDAELEVLASIRARRHAGGAEDDIPRITRTEILDAREVVEAQIHMAPEIRECLVDIAETTRRDPRVLQGLSTRALVLMIPALQARALTRRRNYVTDEDVRALAHFIFCHRLELAPGAGDVYALTDELVAGPLEKLVRRVAR; encoded by the coding sequence ATGGGCAGAGAGACCGATCACGGCGGCATCCAGAGCGAGCACATCACCTATACGCCCGCGCCGCGCATCGAGACGCTCGACGGCGCGTTCGGTGTCGTCCACCGCATGCGCGGCAGGCTCGCGCGCGCGGTGCGCGGTCGCGACGACGTGATCGACACGATCATCATCGCGATGCTCGCCGACGGGCACGTGCTGCTCGAGGACTTCCCCGGCTCGGGCAAGACGACGCTCGCGAAGGCGCTGGGCGACTGCATCATCGACGACCGGCCCGACGACGACATCGTCGCGATCCGCCGCATCCAGTTCACGCCCGATCTGCTGCCGAGCGACGTGACCGGCACGACGATCTTCGATCCCAACACGAACAAGTTCTTCTTCCGCCCGGGCCCGGTGTTCGCGCACGTCGTGCTCGCGGACGAGATCAACCGCACGTCGCCGAAGGTGCAGAGCGCGCTGCTCGAGGCGATGGGCGAGAAGCAGGTCACGGTCGACAACCGCACGCGCAAGCTCGACCCGCTCTTCTTCGTGATCGCGACCCAGAACCCGCTCGACTTCAGCGGCACGTTCCCGCTGCCGAGCGCGCAGCTCGATCGCTTCCTCTTCAAGATCAAGATGAAGCACATCCCGCGCGACGCGGAGCTCGAGGTGCTCGCGTCGATCCGCGCGAGGCGCCACGCGGGCGGCGCCGAGGACGACATCCCGCGCATCACCCGCACCGAGATCCTCGACGCGCGCGAGGTCGTCGAGGCGCAGATCCACATGGCGCCCGAGATCCGCGAGTGCCTCGTCGACATCGCGGAGACGACGCGCCGCGATCCGCGCGTGCTCCAGGGCCTCTCGACGCGCGCGCTGGTGCTGATGATCCCCGCGCTCCAGGCGCGCGCGCTGACGCGCCGGCGCAACTACGTGACCGACGAGGACGTGCGCGCGCTCGCGCACTTCATCTTCTGCCATCGTCTCGAGCTCGCGCCCGGCGCGGGCGACGTCTACGCGCTGACCGACGAGCTCGTCGCGGGCCCGCTCGAGAAGCTGGTGCGGCGTGTCGCGCGTTAG